Below is a genomic region from Streptomyces ferrugineus.
GGAGACGATGGTGATGTGACCGGCCTGGCCGGCCTTCTTCAGCATGCCCTTCGACTTCAGGGTCTGCAGGGTCGGCGCGAGGTAGACGCCGCCGGCCTGCATGTAGATGCCCTTGATGTCGGGGTTGGCGTTCAGCAGGGTGTCCAGCTTGGAGGCCGCGGCGTCGGACTCCCACTTGGCCGGTATCTCCAGCACCTTCAGCTTGGGGAAGTTCTTCTTCACGCAGGCGCGGAACGCCTCGGAGCGGTCGCGGCCGTTGACCGAGGCCAGGTCGCCCATGATCTGCACGACCTTGCCGGAGGGGATCTGCTCGCCGAGGTACTGGCAGGCCTTCTCGCCGTACGCCACGTTGTTGGCGCGCACCACCATCGCGACCTTGCCCTTGTCGGGCGCCACGTCGACGGCGACGACCGGCACCCCCTTGCGCTCGGCCTGGTCGAGGCCGGCTTCGATGGCGGCGCTGTCCAGCGGGGCGACGACCAGGCCCTTGACGCCCTGGTTGAGCTGGTTGTTGATGTCGGTGATCTGCTGGGAGGGGTCGCTGTTGGAGTTGACCGTCTTGAGCGCGTCGACGCCTTCGGAGTCGGCCATCTTCGGCACGTAGTCGTTGTACGACTGCCAGAACGGCGAGGTCAGCAGGGGCAGGATCACCCCGACCTTGCCGCTGCCGCCCCCGCCTTCGGCACTGGTCGCGCCGGTGTCGTTGGTACTTCCGCATGCGGCGAGCACGAGCGAGGCGCCGGCGACCGCCGCCACCGCGCCGACGATCCGGGTCCTGTTCCGCTTCCTCTTGCTCACTGTCCTGCCGGGCATCTGGCGGCTCCTCGTTGAGCTTGTTCGAGCAGATGACCGCATACTTATCAGACCACTCCCTCGGAAGAACACCCTCCAGAGCCACTTTTCCAGGGATCTGACCGATAGTGGTCCGACCACCTCCGGGGCTACACTGCGGCGCACCGGGCGACAGGAGGCATGGCGTGGATGAGACAGCCCCGCAGAAGGGCACCGTGACGCAGCGCGCCATCGAGCAGATCAAGGCGATGATCGCGGAGGGACGCCTCGAGCCCGGCCAGCGGCTGCCGACCGAGCGCGATCTGGCGGCGCGGCTCGGCATCTCCCGCAGCTCGATGCGCGAGGCGATCCGCGCGCTGACCGTGATGGGGGTGCTGGAGGCCCGGCACGGTTCGGGCATCTACGTCACCCAGCTCGAGGCCGGCGATCTGCTGGAGACGTTCGGCGTGGTGGCCGACCTCTCGCGGGGCCCGCGGCTGGTGGAGCTGCTGGAGGTGCGGCGCATCCTGGAGTCGACGGCGACCGCCATGGCGGCGGCGCGGATCACACCGGACCAGCTCGCGGAGGTCGAGAAGCATCTGACGGCGATGAACGCCACGGACGACCCCGAGGAGATCCTCGCCCACGATCTGGCGTTCCACCGCGAGATCGCGGTCGCCGCGGGCAACGACACCATGGCCGCGATCCTGGAGGGCCTGTCGTCGCGCACCTTCCGGGCCCGCGTGTGGCGGGGCTACCAGGAGGAGGGCGCCTTCACCCGCACCCGCCGCGAACACGCCGCGATCCACCGCGCCCTGGTGGCTCGCGACCCGGAGGCGGCCCGGGCCGCGGCGGCCGCACATGTCGGCGAGGTCGAGGAGTGGCTGAGGGCGCAGCTCGGCGGCTGACACCCGCCCCCGTCGGCCACCGGGTCCTACGGCCGCACGTCGAAGCCGTGGGCCTCGCCGAGCCGGTCCAGGGACACCTGGCCGGGGATGCCGTCGGCGTCCGTTCCGCTGAAGCCGCACCGGTGCTGCCAGTCGGAGTACGCCTTGACGGTCGCCCCGCCGAAGTGGCCGTCGGCGTACCGTGCGGCGAGCAGGCCCTCCGCGACGAGTGCCTTCTCCACGGTGCGCACGCCCGGGTACGACACCGGTGTGCCGGCCCGGTCCGGGTCGTGCAGGGCCGCGGCGATCACCTTCGACAGGTCGATCACCGGCCGCGGGCCCGGCACGGTGGGCGAGCCGCCGGGGCGCGGGGCACCCTTGCGCACCCAGGCGTACAGATGCTCACCGGGGCACTGTGTGGCGAAGCCGTCCCGGTGCCCCTTGATCTCCTTGCCGGCACCGTGGCGGCGCAGCAACTCGATGCCGTCGCGGACCGCGCCCAGCATCGCCTCCGTCGGCTTGGTCAGTCCCTCCGATCCGACCAGGCCGCAGATCG
It encodes:
- a CDS encoding FadR/GntR family transcriptional regulator; translated protein: MDETAPQKGTVTQRAIEQIKAMIAEGRLEPGQRLPTERDLAARLGISRSSMREAIRALTVMGVLEARHGSGIYVTQLEAGDLLETFGVVADLSRGPRLVELLEVRRILESTATAMAAARITPDQLAEVEKHLTAMNATDDPEEILAHDLAFHREIAVAAGNDTMAAILEGLSSRTFRARVWRGYQEEGAFTRTRREHAAIHRALVARDPEAARAAAAAHVGEVEEWLRAQLGG
- a CDS encoding sugar ABC transporter substrate-binding protein; translation: MPGRTVSKRKRNRTRIVGAVAAVAGASLVLAACGSTNDTGATSAEGGGGSGKVGVILPLLTSPFWQSYNDYVPKMADSEGVDALKTVNSNSDPSQQITDINNQLNQGVKGLVVAPLDSAAIEAGLDQAERKGVPVVAVDVAPDKGKVAMVVRANNVAYGEKACQYLGEQIPSGKVVQIMGDLASVNGRDRSEAFRACVKKNFPKLKVLEIPAKWESDAAASKLDTLLNANPDIKGIYMQAGGVYLAPTLQTLKSKGMLKKAGQAGHITIVSNDGIPQEYDAIRKGEIDATVSQPADLYAKYGMYYIKAAMEGKKFEPGPTDHDSTIVELPSGILEDQLPAPLVTKDNVDDPKLWGNTVK